In Halothermothrix orenii H 168, the sequence GTAATGGCGGGTAATAATATCCTTGATTTTGAAAAACCCTTGCTCGAACTTAAAGATAAGATTGAAGAGTTACAGTCCTTTATGGATGAAAAAGGTATAGACCTTAGTGAAGAAATTAACAGGCTAAAAACCCGGGCCAAAAATCTGCAACGGGAAATATATGCAAATCTAGAGCCAAAACAGATTCTCCAGATAGCGCGCCATCCTGAACGTCCGACAACAATGGATTATGTTGATTATATTTTTGATGAATTTCTTGAATTACATGGTGACAGAAGATTTGGTGATGATAAAGCCCTCATTGGTGGTATCGGTACTATCGATAATATGCCTTTTACTCTACTGGGTCATCAGAAAGGTAAATCAACCAAGGAAAACCTGGAGAGAAACTTTGGTATGGCCCATCCAGAAGGGTATCGTAAGGCTTTAAGATTGATGAAGCAGGCTGAAAAATTTAATAGACCAGTTATTGCTCTAATCAATACTCCCGGGGCCTACCCAGGAGTTGGAGCTGAAGAGAGGGGTCAGGCTGAGGCTATTGCTGTTAACTTAATGGAGATGTCTGACCTTAAAGTCCCCATTATTGTTGTGGTTACAGGAGAAGGTGGCAGTGGGGGTGCCCTTGGTATCGGGCTTGGTGATAAAATAATGATGCTTGAGTATAGTTATTATTCAGTATCTTCACCGGAAGCCTGTGCTGCTATTTTATGGAAAGATGCCAATAAAGCCCCGGAAGCAGCCCGGGCCCTCAATTTAACATCAGCAGATTTGTTAAGACTGGGAATTATTGATGAAATCATTAAAGAACCAGCTGGAGGGGCCCATAAAGATCCTCAACAGGCAGCCTTGTTATTGAAACAGGCTATATTAAAGACTGCCAAACAGCTAAAACAATTATCGGTTGAGGAACTTCTGGAGAGAAGGTATCATAAATTCAGGAAAATGGGTATATATACCGTTACCAGTAAAACTAAAAATCTAAATAATGTTCAATCTAACTCATAGGGAGGTATTGGAATGAAGAAAATAGGTGTATTAACAAGCGGTGGAGATGCCCCGGGAATGAATGCTGCCATCAGGTCTGTGGTTAGAACTGGTATATATCACGGACTTGATGTTGTTGGGATAAGAAGGGGTTATGCCGGTTTAATCGAAGGTGATTTTTATTTAATGGACAGGGGTTCTGTGGCCGATATTATTCAACGTGGGGGAACTATTCTCCTTTCAGCCCGTTGTGAAGAATTTAAAACAGAAGAAGGCCGGCAAAAGGCCCTTAAAAAAATGAAAGAAGAAGGTATTGAAGGCCTGGTTGTTATTGGTGGTGACGGCTCCTTCAGGGGAGCAGAAAAAGTAAGCAAAGAGCTGGGTATTCCTGCAATTGGAATTCCGGGTACTATAGATAATGATCTGGCCTGTACTGATTTTACTATTGGATTTGATACTGCCATGAATACTATTATCGATACTATCAATAAAATCAGGGATACGGCTACTTCCCATGAAAGGACCTTTGTTGTAGAAACAATGGGACGCAGATCCGGGTTTTTAACCCTTATGGCCGGTCTAGCCGGTGGTGCCGAATCCATTTTAATACCTGAAATTGACTTTGATCTGGATGATGTTTCCCAGAAATTAAAAAAAGGTTATGAACGTGGTAAACTGCATAGTATTATTCTGGTAGCTGAAGGTGTTGGTGATGACTTCAGTACCAACCGTGATATAAACCACAGTAAGGCCTTTGTTATTGGCAAGCAGATAGCTGAAAAAACGGGACTCGAAACAAGGGTCATTATCCTTGGTCATATTCAGAGGGGTGGCTCTCCTACAGCTATGGACCGGATTCTGGCAAGTCGAATGGGGTCTAAAGCGGTAGAATTGCTCCTGGCTAGTGAATCTAATAAAATGGTAGGATATGTTAATAATAAACTTGTAACCTGTGATATTAGCGAAGCCCTCAGTAAGGAAAAACAGGTCGAAAAAGATGTATATAAGCTAGCCAATATTCTTTCTATGTAATAATGGTTAATAAGTGTTTGTTTTTGAAAAACTAATATGTACTAACTGCCCTTTTTACCAGGTTTCCTACATAATTGTGTTATAACCTGAATACCCGGATAATGTTAGATTACAATATATTCAATTTATGGAGGTAATAAGGTATGAGGAAAACAAAGATTGTGTGTACGATTGGACCTGTTAGTGAAAGCAAAGAAATGCTGAAAAAACTTGCAGAAGCTGGTATGAATGTAGCCAGGCTTAACTTCTCCCATGGTGACCATGAAGAACATGGAAATCGAATTGATACCATCCGTAAAGTAGAGGCTGAACTTGGTAAACCAATTGGAATTATGCTGGATACAAAAGGTCCAGAAATCCGTACTGGTATGTTAAAGGATGATAAGGTTGAATTAAAAAAGGGAGAAGAGATTATTCTGACTACAGAAGACATAGAAGGCGATGAGAACAGGGTTTCTGTAAGTTATAAAGGCCTTCCTGATGATCTCCATGAAGGGGCTACTGTTTTAATTGATGATGGATTGATTGGTTTAGAGGTATTGGAGATTAAGGGTACCGAAATAAGATGTAAAATTGTAAATGGTGGTCTCCTTGGCTCCAGAAAAGGGGTAAATCTTCCTGGAATATCTGTAAATTTACCGGCCCTGACCGAAAAAGATGAAAGTGATATTAGATTTGGAGTAAGAAAAGGTATTCATTTTATTGCAGCCTCTTTTGTTAGAAAGGCCCAGGATGTTATCGAAATTCGTAAAATACTGGAAGAAGAAGGAAAAGAAGATATACTTATTATTGCCAAGATAGAAAACCAGGAAGGTGTCGATAATATTGATGAAATAATTGATGTGGCTGATGGAATTATGGTTGCCAGGGGTGACCTGGGGGTTGAGATTCCTGCAGAACAGGTACCTGTAATCCAGAAGTCTATCATCAAAAAGTGTAATGAAAAGGCAAAACCGGTTATTACTGCAACTCAAATGTTGGATTCAATGATAAGAAATCCGAGACCAACAAGGGCCGAAGCTTCCGATGTGGCCAATGCTATTTTTGACGGCACTGATGCTACTATGCTTTCTGGAGAATCAGCTGCCGGTGATTATCCGGTAGAAGCAGTAAAGACTATGGCACGTATAGCCGAAGAGACAGAAAAATCCCTTTATTACCGGGATGTAATAAGCAATAGAAGGACCTATAGACCTCAGACTGTGACCGATGCTATCAGTTTTGCTTCTTGTGAAACTGCAACTGATTTAGGAGCCCAGGCCATTATTACATCTACCGAGTCTGGTTTAACAGCCAGGATGGTGTCAAGATACAGGCCATTGGTACCTATTGTTGCTGTTACCCCTGATGAGAGGGTTCAACATGCCTTAACTGTCAGCTGGGGTGTTTATCCATTAACAGTTAAGAAGAGTAACTCTACTGATGAAATGATGGATGTTTCTATAAAGACAGCCCAGGAGAACAGATTAATTAAAAGTGGTGATTTAGTTGTAATTACAGCCGGTGCCCCAGTAGGTATACCGGGAACTACTAATCTTATTAAAGTTGATGTCGTTGGTGAACCACTGGTTGAAGGTCAGGGTGTTGGCAAAGGAATTGTAACCGGTCAGGTTAAAATTGCTCATACTGCTAAAGAAGCTGTTGAAAAAATTGAAGAAGGGGATATACTGGTAACCGGTATTACCGATAAGGAATATTTACCTGCTATGAAAAAAGCAGGGGCTATAATAGCTGAACAGGGGGGTCTAACATCACATCCCGCTATTGTGGGGTTAGAACTGGGTATTCCCGTAATAGTAAAGGCTGAAAAGGCTACTGAAAATCTTGTAGAAGGAGAAATTATAACTATCGATGGAGTACGGGGCCTGGTTTACCCTGGAACTGTTCATCTAAAATAGGAGCAAAGACAAAGGAGAAGTAGCTGATTTGGGTATTTGTGTACTAAGATAAGTAGATAATTTACCCTGTGATAATAATTATTAGATATAAATTAAATAATTATAAAAAATTAGACAACGTCTGGTAATCATACCAGACGTTGTTTTTTTTATTATTATTCAGCTACAATTACTTCAATACCGGCATTTCTTATTTCTTCTATTTTATTGGAAGGAGTTTTATTATCAGTAACTATTACATCTAGATTATCTATACTACAGAAGCTTGTAGTAGAGGTATACCCTATCTTTGTATGGTCCAGAAGGGCAATTACTTTTTTGGACTTTGAAACCATTTTATTCTTTAATTCTACTTCATAAACATTAAAATCTGTTAGGCCGTCTTTAAGGGTAAAACCATGAGCAGAGGTAAACATAATATCGGCATTGATTTTACATAATATCGATTCTCCCAATAATCCTTCCAGGGAACCTGACCGTGGTTTAGCAATACCTCCCAGGACAATAACATTGATATTACAAATTTCCTTCACTTCAAGAGCTGTATAAAGTCCATTTGTGGCAATACTTATCCTATGTTTTTCCCTTAGATAAGGTACTAAATATAATACAGTTGAACTGGCATCGAGGAGATATGTCTGTCCTTCATCAATAAATTTTGAAGCAGCACGGCAGATAGCCTTTTTTTCCTGAACGTTTTTTTTGCTTCTGTGGTGAAAATTCCTGTAGCTATTTTGGAAAATCTGTTCTTTTGGAAGAACAGCTCCTCCATGAATACGTTTTAATAACCCTTCTTTTTCAAGTTCCTGAAGATCATTTCTTACAGTTGCTCCGGAAACATTAAGTTCCTTTTCGAGTTCTTGTGTTGTAATCTGATGTTTTTCTTTTAAAATTTCTAGTATTTTGTTTCTCCTGGCAATTGATAGCATTAGGCATCATCCTTTAATATATATTTTAGTATTCTAATATTAAAAAATTAACCATTAATAATTATAAACCCTAAGAATGGATAAAGTACAAAAAAATGTTAAACTATATTTCAATTATTATTTTATAATAAAAAAATATTGATTTAAAGGTTTAATAACAATAAAGATATAAAAATTTAATTATTTTATAAAGTATAGAAATAAATTATAATAATTTTTTAAAAACAATAAAAAATAAAATAATGTAAAACAAAATATTATTTATTAGTAATTATACCATAAGACCTGCAAAAGTTCAAAAGCAAATAAAAGATTAAATTGTAAAATTAGTATAACATACTGGTACCCCTATAGAAAGAGATTAATAATGAAAGGAAATATAAAAATGTTAAATGAAATCTAGGTTTATAGAAGAAATAACGTCTATAATTACAATTATAAAAAAATAAATAAAAGCAAAAACAAAAGTATATAAAAAAATATGAAATTTATTCTTGACATATGACATTTGATTATATATAATAAACTCAAAATGAAAACAAACGAAAGCCATAATAAAAAGATATGAAAGATATTGAGAAAGGAAACAAATATTACATAAAAATGATGGTATCCCCTGGTTGTTTGAAAAAATTAAAAAATCAGAATTATAATACTTTCATTAAATTAATTTATTATCTTGTCAATTTATGGA encodes:
- a CDS encoding acetyl-CoA carboxylase carboxyltransferase subunit alpha, producing the protein MAGNNILDFEKPLLELKDKIEELQSFMDEKGIDLSEEINRLKTRAKNLQREIYANLEPKQILQIARHPERPTTMDYVDYIFDEFLELHGDRRFGDDKALIGGIGTIDNMPFTLLGHQKGKSTKENLERNFGMAHPEGYRKALRLMKQAEKFNRPVIALINTPGAYPGVGAEERGQAEAIAVNLMEMSDLKVPIIVVVTGEGGSGGALGIGLGDKIMMLEYSYYSVSSPEACAAILWKDANKAPEAARALNLTSADLLRLGIIDEIIKEPAGGAHKDPQQAALLLKQAILKTAKQLKQLSVEELLERRYHKFRKMGIYTVTSKTKNLNNVQSNS
- the pfkA gene encoding 6-phosphofructokinase; the protein is MKKIGVLTSGGDAPGMNAAIRSVVRTGIYHGLDVVGIRRGYAGLIEGDFYLMDRGSVADIIQRGGTILLSARCEEFKTEEGRQKALKKMKEEGIEGLVVIGGDGSFRGAEKVSKELGIPAIGIPGTIDNDLACTDFTIGFDTAMNTIIDTINKIRDTATSHERTFVVETMGRRSGFLTLMAGLAGGAESILIPEIDFDLDDVSQKLKKGYERGKLHSIILVAEGVGDDFSTNRDINHSKAFVIGKQIAEKTGLETRVIILGHIQRGGSPTAMDRILASRMGSKAVELLLASESNKMVGYVNNKLVTCDISEALSKEKQVEKDVYKLANILSM
- the pyk gene encoding pyruvate kinase; this encodes MRKTKIVCTIGPVSESKEMLKKLAEAGMNVARLNFSHGDHEEHGNRIDTIRKVEAELGKPIGIMLDTKGPEIRTGMLKDDKVELKKGEEIILTTEDIEGDENRVSVSYKGLPDDLHEGATVLIDDGLIGLEVLEIKGTEIRCKIVNGGLLGSRKGVNLPGISVNLPALTEKDESDIRFGVRKGIHFIAASFVRKAQDVIEIRKILEEEGKEDILIIAKIENQEGVDNIDEIIDVADGIMVARGDLGVEIPAEQVPVIQKSIIKKCNEKAKPVITATQMLDSMIRNPRPTRAEASDVANAIFDGTDATMLSGESAAGDYPVEAVKTMARIAEETEKSLYYRDVISNRRTYRPQTVTDAISFASCETATDLGAQAIITSTESGLTARMVSRYRPLVPIVAVTPDERVQHALTVSWGVYPLTVKKSNSTDEMMDVSIKTAQENRLIKSGDLVVITAGAPVGIPGTTNLIKVDVVGEPLVEGQGVGKGIVTGQVKIAHTAKEAVEKIEEGDILVTGITDKEYLPAMKKAGAIIAEQGGLTSHPAIVGLELGIPVIVKAEKATENLVEGEIITIDGVRGLVYPGTVHLK
- a CDS encoding DeoR/GlpR family DNA-binding transcription regulator; translated protein: MLSIARRNKILEILKEKHQITTQELEKELNVSGATVRNDLQELEKEGLLKRIHGGAVLPKEQIFQNSYRNFHHRSKKNVQEKKAICRAASKFIDEGQTYLLDASSTVLYLVPYLREKHRISIATNGLYTALEVKEICNINVIVLGGIAKPRSGSLEGLLGESILCKINADIMFTSAHGFTLKDGLTDFNVYEVELKNKMVSKSKKVIALLDHTKIGYTSTTSFCSIDNLDVIVTDNKTPSNKIEEIRNAGIEVIVAE